AACTTAGGGAAGTAACGGCCGGGCGAGAGAGCCAGAGGCTCCCCAGGGGCGTCGAGCTGACGAATGTCGATCACCCGAAAGCGGCAATACGTGCCGTTTTCATGGTGGGTATCGACGATGTCGCCGGGATTGACACCATAGTCGTCGTCGTATTCTTCGTCGTCGACGAGGTTGAAGAAGGTGTCCGGCCCCTGCTCGGCCACATTGCTGTGGCCGAGAATGAAAGCACCGCCAACTTCTCCGGGGTCAACCATGTCCGACTGACCATAGAGCTCGACCGTGCCCCAGTCTGGGTACCACTGAGCTGGCCGGTCATAGCGCGGACCAGTGTTGACAATCGGCCAGTCGATTCCGACTGAGCCGATGACCAGCCGATCTGCCGGAGCCATGTCGATCAGGGTTGCGATTGGGGCCAGCATGGTGGTGCTGGTCGGCGGTGCGACCGTTGTGGTTGTTTCCAGCGCGATGTCGGGACTGGTTGTGATTGTCGGCGCTAGGGCCGGCAAGGTCTCGATGATGCCAGCCGATGAGCTGAACGGGTTGAAACTGACAACTCCAACGACTACCCCCGAAAGGACAGCCTTAGTCAGCCATTTGGCTTTCACTTTTTCTATCCTTTCTTGGTCTGGTCGGTAAAGGGGCGGCCAGAGGCCGAAGCGTGGCCGCCCCTAGATACCGACAGGTTTCAGCTCAGTCTGAGCTTCTTGACGCCGAACGCACCGATCGAACCGAGTGCCAGAATCAGCAGGCTCCACGTCGCCAACGGCGAGAGGTGGATCCCACCGGTCTGAGCTGGTTCGGCCCAGTCGCCGTTGGGCGGCGGGACGGCCGGCGCGCAGGCCGTATCGCCCTTGGCGTCCTTGCGGCTGGGGTAGGGGTCAGAGACGTAGTCGTACTCTCCGGGCGGAGGCCCGAAGAATGGTCCGATCACCTCGAACTCCCCACCATCGCCGACGCAGTACCAGAAGGCCGGGTCGGGCGTGGGCGGTGGCGGGCCGCAGTCGAGCTCGCCTTCGGCGTAGCCGCCGTTGGTGCCCTCGATGAGGCGATCGCCGTTGACCACCCAGCTGAGCTGGCCGGAAAACCCGGGCGGCACGCCGTTTGTGAATGGCAGGACCTGATCCTGGTAATAGAACTGGATCCCAGGTTCGTTCAGGCGACGCCACTCGATGTCTCCGGACCAGGTGCCTTCACCTGAGACGGTGACGCCGGTCTGACAGTCGGCCCCGACCGTGATCGGGCCGGGCGGCTGCTCACACTCGTTTCCCTCGTTGAGGTCGAACGAGCGGTTGACGCCGCCATCGAAGGTCTTGCCCTCGAGCGTCTTGAGCAGGGTCGGGTGCGGCGCATGGTCCTGGGCCTCGCCCCAGTAGAGGTCGGTCTGCCAGTTGCAGTCAGGAAGGTTGATCTCCCAGACGTAGTGTTGGCCGGCCGACACCGTCCTGGTCAGGTTGTCGAACAACACCTGATCTTCGTAGGGCAGCTTGAATCCGCCCGGAAGGTCGTAGGAGCTGAACGACACCACTTCGTCGCAGGCGTCGTTCCAGATGGTGAAGGTGGCAGTGCCGCCTTCTACCCAGAACGCCTCCGCGACCCGGTCGTCGTAGTCGATACACTCAGGCGGGGGCTCCTCGCCGCACGGTCCGTGGGACAGATTGAACTGCCCGTCCCACGAGCCGTAGATCGTGGCTGTGGCACTGACCACCGTTTCACCAAGGTGAGAGGTGGTGGTGTAGTGCGCCGTCTTGCCGGTGAAGCTGTCCAGCAGAAC
This genomic stretch from Candidatus Saccharimonadales bacterium harbors:
- a CDS encoding class F sortase; this encodes MKAKWLTKAVLSGVVVGVVSFNPFSSSAGIIETLPALAPTITTSPDIALETTTTVAPPTSTTMLAPIATLIDMAPADRLVIGSVGIDWPIVNTGPRYDRPAQWYPDWGTVELYGQSDMVDPGEVGGAFILGHSNVAEQGPDTFFNLVDDEEYDDDYGVNPGDIVDTHHENGTYCRFRVIDIRQLDAPGEPLALSPGRYFPKFDNWGKNGPNDERLKLVNLATEAGRPYLYLMGSYAGPEGNKFVGGNRYYTAYIAAVLVDCQPEGE